In Candidatus Cloacimonadota bacterium, a single genomic region encodes these proteins:
- a CDS encoding S8 family serine peptidase: MPRLKTLLTLLLVIFGTLGLAAAPSFGERPFIDIFQVPDSAMEQGHIRIKLSEANSALAQGFRYQDGALASFGLEELDALNLQYGVKKISPVFGDVSKNLKWGWRHVEWGLHLWFELEYDSAADIREIVMAYRDLAKDVQWAEPEYKKTLLSVNQDEVAAIAEDLSRWTPNDPRYGEQWHYHNTGQTGGTVDADIDLPEAWDIEKGHTDVVVCIQDQGVQYNHPDLAANMWINPGEIAGNSIDDDGNGYVDDVYGYNFYESTSTIVAGDHGCHVSGTVAGVNNNGVGISGVAGGSGTGNGVRLMSTQVFAPSSGGGGFENAPVYAADNGACISQNSWGYTSVGSYEQSVLDAIDYFNANGGGSVMSNGITIYAAGNGESSGQWYPGCYSGVFAVAGTTHEDTKAWYSNYDTWVDVSAPGGETNSVTEEGVLSCWSNSSYGFYQGTSMACPHASGVAALVVSFAHRNGRTLSSADVEDILESSADDHYAVNQSYIGQLGSGRINAYQALLATDPTLPSVSITSPAGGSVHDLNSVITITATASDTDGYITGVAFYIDDVLKSTDTSSPYSWVWNTAGYAGGAHSIKVIATDDDSNTATRSITVNLLAPPDEGFETGDFTLYPWVNNSSVPWTVQSSEVFSGTYAAESGDINDNSSTTLSLPVVVSSAGNISFWYKVSSESNYDFLRFYIDEVQQGSWSGSAGWSEASYPVTSGNHTFAWTYSKDSSVANGSDCAWLDHIIFPPMGTYYAPPRNLTAASGNGYVNLAWDAPASGTPSNYKVYRDGSYLASTGGLTYSDTNVVNNTNYEYYVTAIYGSEESDPSNAVTGFPTANPLSTIIIGEGTGSQTYPIDRYYNYSGHEAIYLASQIGSVCTIKSLGFYKASGADVNPIEAVSIYMKQTTASTLTSGAYSTDGYTLVYSGTFPNTATSGWMEVELNNLFAYDGTSNLAILTVKGFQDWISGYPFWTYTSTTGNQARQNRNDDAQPTSLTASTNLPNLKLQAYLPQGLLYPARDLTAAGGNGFVELNWTAPLSGTPSGYKIHRNGSLLTTVPGLSYTDNAVVNGTTYSYYVVATYSGEDAEPTATVQATPDLVTSVIIGDGTSSSGTSDGCPINVWYQSLHGQAVYTAAELNAKGVFGPIDILEIGFNVTGLPSLTMPNYLIRMGHTSATDASSWISTGLSTVWTAASYQPTATGWNMLTLATPFTWNGTDNIVVDTAFGLVGSYTSSGTTQYTSITNGYRFVRNDYSDQTEVFTGGTNTANRPNLQLVLEVEETEAPEIVVSPLALDFGAVEVGQASVLQFTVQNTGTAALTGTISTPAGYGVALHVAKSSNASRSAAPTGKSAPMLGSALADTRNTITLNVAAGQTLTYDLSFVPSAAQVYPGNVVISSNDADEPTVNIALSGSGYTDPSISVDPTSLAATLPVNGGENLSFTIGNSGSLDLEFILSESPQADWLSWFPPSGTLLENASQEVVASFNATGLAPGEYQTTIKVASNDPENPEVYVTVSLTVTNNAPTLTLPVEGFEFDMNDNLVVDFGPYIEDLDGHTVTLTVGESAYIQAAIDGHQVTFSAPADWFGSETLNFVVDDGYAIGYASVEVRVILSYLAIPDIAVSKSAGGVTVSWDAVTNANRYHIYRATDPYGDYEPFATVYGVTSWEDTEALPMAFYKVVAAFEDLPAKQ; encoded by the coding sequence ATGCCCAGATTGAAAACATTGCTGACCCTGCTGCTTGTCATCTTTGGCACGCTCGGTCTGGCGGCCGCGCCCAGCTTTGGCGAACGGCCCTTCATCGACATCTTTCAGGTTCCTGACAGCGCCATGGAACAAGGCCACATCAGGATCAAGCTCAGCGAGGCCAATTCCGCGCTGGCCCAAGGTTTTCGATATCAGGACGGCGCCCTGGCCAGCTTCGGCCTCGAAGAACTGGACGCCCTCAACCTCCAGTACGGGGTGAAAAAGATCAGCCCCGTCTTCGGCGACGTGAGCAAAAACCTCAAATGGGGCTGGCGCCACGTGGAATGGGGCCTGCATCTCTGGTTCGAGCTGGAATATGACAGCGCCGCGGACATCCGCGAGATCGTGATGGCCTACCGGGATCTGGCCAAAGACGTCCAGTGGGCCGAGCCCGAATACAAGAAAACCCTGCTCAGCGTGAACCAGGACGAAGTGGCCGCCATCGCGGAAGACCTGAGCCGCTGGACCCCGAACGACCCGCGCTACGGCGAGCAGTGGCACTACCACAACACCGGCCAGACCGGCGGAACGGTTGATGCCGACATCGACCTCCCCGAAGCCTGGGACATCGAAAAAGGCCACACCGACGTGGTGGTCTGCATCCAGGACCAAGGCGTGCAGTACAACCATCCGGACCTGGCCGCGAATATGTGGATCAATCCCGGCGAAATTGCCGGCAACAGCATTGACGATGACGGCAACGGCTATGTGGACGACGTTTACGGCTACAATTTTTATGAAAGCACCAGCACCATCGTGGCCGGCGATCACGGCTGCCACGTGTCGGGAACCGTGGCTGGCGTGAACAACAATGGCGTGGGCATCTCCGGCGTGGCCGGCGGTTCCGGCACCGGCAACGGTGTGCGGCTGATGAGCACCCAGGTTTTTGCTCCCTCTTCCGGCGGCGGCGGCTTTGAAAACGCCCCGGTCTATGCCGCCGACAACGGCGCCTGCATTTCCCAGAACAGCTGGGGCTACACCAGCGTGGGAAGCTACGAGCAGTCAGTGCTTGACGCCATCGACTATTTCAACGCCAACGGCGGCGGCAGCGTGATGTCCAACGGGATCACCATCTACGCCGCGGGAAACGGCGAATCCAGCGGCCAGTGGTATCCCGGCTGCTACAGCGGCGTTTTCGCCGTGGCCGGCACCACGCACGAAGACACCAAGGCTTGGTATTCGAACTACGACACCTGGGTGGACGTCTCCGCCCCCGGTGGCGAGACCAACAGCGTTACTGAGGAAGGCGTGCTCAGTTGCTGGAGCAACAGCAGCTACGGCTTCTACCAAGGCACTTCGATGGCCTGTCCCCACGCTTCCGGCGTGGCAGCTTTGGTGGTTTCCTTTGCCCACCGCAACGGCCGCACCCTCAGCAGCGCGGACGTGGAGGATATCCTCGAATCCAGCGCTGACGATCATTACGCGGTGAACCAAAGCTACATCGGCCAACTGGGCAGCGGACGCATCAATGCCTACCAGGCTTTACTGGCAACCGATCCCACCCTTCCTTCGGTCTCCATCACTTCCCCGGCCGGTGGTTCGGTGCATGACCTCAACAGCGTGATCACCATCACCGCCACCGCCTCCGACACCGACGGCTACATCACCGGCGTGGCTTTCTACATCGATGACGTGCTGAAAAGTACCGACACCTCCAGCCCCTATTCCTGGGTTTGGAACACGGCCGGATACGCCGGCGGCGCCCACAGCATCAAGGTGATCGCCACCGATGACGATAGCAACACCGCCACCCGCAGCATCACGGTAAACCTGCTGGCCCCTCCGGATGAGGGTTTTGAGACCGGCGACTTCACTTTGTATCCCTGGGTGAACAACAGCTCGGTACCCTGGACCGTGCAGAGTTCGGAAGTCTTTTCCGGCACCTACGCCGCCGAGTCCGGCGACATTAACGACAACAGCAGCACCACCCTCAGCCTGCCTGTGGTGGTCAGCTCCGCGGGGAACATCAGCTTCTGGTACAAAGTTTCCTCCGAAAGCAATTACGACTTCCTGCGCTTCTACATCGATGAGGTGCAACAAGGATCATGGTCCGGTTCCGCGGGCTGGTCGGAAGCTTCTTATCCGGTCACCTCAGGCAACCATACCTTTGCCTGGACCTATTCCAAAGACAGTTCTGTGGCCAATGGCAGCGACTGCGCCTGGCTGGACCACATCATCTTCCCGCCCATGGGGACCTACTATGCCCCGCCGCGCAACCTGACCGCAGCTTCCGGCAACGGATACGTGAACCTGGCCTGGGACGCTCCGGCCTCTGGAACTCCCTCCAACTACAAGGTATACCGCGATGGCAGCTATCTGGCCAGCACCGGCGGCCTCACTTACTCGGATACCAACGTGGTGAACAACACCAACTATGAGTATTATGTGACGGCCATCTACGGCTCTGAGGAATCCGATCCCTCGAACGCCGTGACAGGCTTTCCCACCGCCAACCCCCTCTCCACCATCATCATCGGTGAAGGCACCGGATCCCAGACCTACCCCATCGACCGTTATTACAATTACTCTGGCCACGAAGCGATCTACCTGGCCTCGCAGATCGGCAGCGTCTGCACCATCAAGTCCCTGGGCTTCTACAAGGCCAGCGGCGCTGATGTGAACCCCATCGAGGCGGTGAGCATCTACATGAAGCAGACCACCGCTTCCACCCTGACCAGCGGCGCTTACAGCACGGACGGCTACACCCTGGTTTACAGCGGAACCTTCCCGAATACGGCGACCTCAGGCTGGATGGAGGTGGAGCTTAACAACCTCTTCGCCTACGACGGAACTTCCAACCTGGCCATCCTCACCGTCAAGGGTTTCCAGGATTGGATCAGCGGCTATCCTTTCTGGACCTACACCTCCACAACCGGCAACCAGGCCCGCCAAAACCGCAACGACGACGCCCAGCCCACATCCCTGACGGCCTCCACCAACCTGCCCAACCTGAAACTGCAGGCCTACCTGCCCCAGGGGCTTCTCTATCCCGCGCGTGATCTCACCGCGGCCGGCGGAAACGGATTTGTGGAGCTGAACTGGACCGCTCCCCTCAGCGGGACCCCCAGCGGCTACAAGATCCACCGGAACGGCAGCCTGCTCACCACTGTGCCGGGACTCTCATACACCGACAACGCCGTGGTGAACGGAACCACCTACTCCTACTATGTGGTGGCCACCTACTCCGGTGAAGACGCCGAGCCCACCGCCACGGTCCAGGCCACGCCCGACCTCGTGACCTCTGTGATCATCGGCGACGGCACTTCCAGCAGCGGGACCTCAGACGGTTGCCCCATCAACGTCTGGTATCAGAGCCTGCACGGACAGGCGGTTTACACAGCCGCCGAACTCAATGCCAAAGGCGTGTTCGGGCCCATCGACATCCTCGAGATCGGCTTCAACGTGACCGGCCTGCCCAGCCTGACCATGCCCAACTACCTCATCCGCATGGGCCACACCAGTGCCACAGACGCTTCCAGCTGGATCTCAACCGGGCTCAGCACCGTCTGGACTGCCGCATCCTACCAGCCCACCGCCACCGGCTGGAACATGCTGACTCTGGCCACCCCCTTCACCTGGAACGGCACCGACAACATCGTTGTGGACACCGCCTTCGGGCTCGTCGGCTCTTACACCTCATCCGGCACCACGCAATACACCTCCATTACCAACGGCTATCGCTTCGTTCGGAATGACTACAGCGACCAGACCGAAGTCTTCACCGGTGGCACCAACACCGCCAACCGGCCCAACCTCCAGCTGGTCCTGGAGGTGGAAGAGACCGAGGCCCCGGAGATCGTGGTTTCACCCCTGGCCCTGGATTTCGGCGCGGTTGAGGTCGGGCAGGCCAGCGTGCTGCAGTTCACCGTGCAAAACACCGGCACAGCCGCTCTGACCGGCACCATCAGCACTCCCGCCGGCTACGGCGTGGCCCTGCACGTAGCCAAAAGTAGCAATGCCTCAAGATCCGCCGCCCCCACCGGCAAGAGCGCGCCGATGCTCGGTTCCGCCCTCGCGGACACGCGCAACACCATTACTCTGAACGTCGCGGCGGGACAGACCCTCACTTACGACCTCAGCTTCGTTCCCAGCGCCGCGCAGGTCTATCCTGGCAATGTGGTGATCTCCAGCAACGACGCGGATGAGCCCACGGTGAACATCGCCCTCAGCGGCAGCGGGTACACCGATCCCAGCATCAGCGTGGATCCCACCAGCCTGGCCGCCACCCTGCCCGTGAACGGCGGGGAAAATCTCAGCTTCACCATCGGCAATTCCGGCAGCCTGGACCTCGAGTTCATCCTTTCGGAATCCCCCCAGGCGGACTGGCTGAGCTGGTTCCCGCCCTCCGGAACGTTGCTGGAAAACGCTTCCCAGGAAGTGGTGGCCAGCTTCAACGCCACCGGCCTCGCCCCCGGTGAATACCAGACCACCATCAAGGTGGCCTCAAACGATCCGGAAAATCCCGAGGTTTACGTAACCGTGAGCCTCACCGTCACCAACAACGCCCCCACCCTGACCCTGCCTGTGGAAGGATTCGAGTTCGACATGAACGACAACTTGGTGGTGGATTTCGGCCCCTACATCGAGGACCTGGACGGCCACACGGTGACCCTCACCGTGGGTGAGAGCGCCTACATCCAGGCCGCCATCGACGGACATCAGGTCACCTTCTCCGCGCCTGCCGACTGGTTCGGCAGCGAGACCCTTAACTTCGTGGTGGACGACGGCTATGCCATTGGCTACGCCTCGGTGGAGGTGAGGGTGATCCTGAGTTACCTCGCCATCCCGGACATCGCGGTCAGCAAAAGCGCTGGCGGCGTCACCGTTTCCTGGGACGCGGTCACCAATGCCAACCGCTACCACATCTACCGCGCCACCGATCCCTACGGCGATTACGAGCCCTTCGCCACAGTATATGGCGTCACCAGCTGGGAGGACACCGAAGCCCTGCCCATGGCCTTCTACAAGGTCGTGGCGGCTTTTGAGGACCTTCCCGCCAAGCAATAA
- a CDS encoding heavy metal translocating P-type ATPase, protein MKRQINLGIDGMHCAACSARLEKALAKMKGVSAAQVNLALEEAALEFDDRLVDESDFARAIAGLGFSVRESPALEEDAQIKNMLVARERMWRIWALALAAMALMLPLMLVKPMPAWHHWGVWAIFGLTLLGMFFPARGVYVSAYKSVRSGSANMDVLIALGTLASLLVTPLSLVVKGISAHDFSGIALMILAFHLTGRYLESRARGKASEAIRKLLNLGAKTALLLIDGVETEVAAHKIRVGDIFVVKPGMKVPADGVIVEGAANLDEAMVTGESMPVRRQSGDKVTGATVNLDGYFQARAEKVGRDSWLAQVVKMVQDAQHSRVPVQLLADRVTAVFVPVVLVLAALTFAAWLVIPDVMGAGGDWLRQLIPLSSAKTGLAAALMAAIATLVIACPCALGLATPTALMVGSGLGAERGILIRNGEALQRMKDIRAMVFDKTGTLTHGRPKLLKFKGVGVPDEEALNLAQSLETASEHPLARAIVAAAVEQGLKPRQVKDFQNHSGRGVSALLGGIKYWLGSASLLREEGVQGLEELPEEAELKHASRVYLADQEKVLGIFSLADTVRPEAIGVVKTLKGMGIESIMLSGDNESTAAAIAAQLGIARFRAQALPADKARIIGELRAEYGPVAMVGDGINDAPALKLADIGIAMGQGTDIAIEAADITILRDQLELIPQAVRLSVETFRKIRQNLFWAFFYNLVAIPLAVFGALHPVIAEIAMATSSVTVVSNANLLRRGFLTQRHRGGETLS, encoded by the coding sequence ATGAAACGACAGATAAATCTGGGCATTGACGGGATGCACTGCGCGGCCTGCAGCGCTCGCTTGGAGAAGGCTTTGGCCAAAATGAAGGGGGTAAGCGCGGCGCAGGTGAACCTGGCCCTGGAAGAGGCCGCGCTGGAGTTTGACGACCGGCTGGTGGACGAGAGTGATTTCGCCCGGGCGATCGCCGGGTTGGGTTTCTCGGTGCGGGAAAGCCCGGCATTGGAAGAAGATGCGCAGATCAAGAACATGCTGGTGGCGAGGGAGCGAATGTGGCGTATCTGGGCGCTGGCCCTGGCGGCGATGGCGCTGATGCTGCCCCTGATGCTGGTAAAACCCATGCCCGCCTGGCATCACTGGGGGGTTTGGGCCATCTTCGGCCTCACTCTGCTGGGAATGTTCTTCCCGGCCCGGGGAGTTTACGTATCCGCATACAAGTCTGTGCGTTCCGGCAGCGCGAACATGGATGTGCTGATCGCCCTGGGTACCCTGGCCTCCCTGCTGGTAACGCCGCTCTCGCTGGTGGTGAAAGGCATCAGCGCCCACGATTTCAGCGGCATCGCTTTGATGATCCTGGCCTTCCACCTCACCGGGCGCTATCTGGAAAGCCGGGCGCGCGGCAAAGCCTCCGAGGCGATCCGCAAATTGCTCAATCTGGGCGCGAAAACCGCGCTGCTGCTGATCGACGGGGTGGAAACGGAGGTGGCGGCCCACAAGATCAGGGTGGGCGACATATTTGTGGTGAAGCCGGGGATGAAGGTGCCGGCGGACGGGGTGATCGTGGAGGGGGCGGCTAACCTCGACGAGGCGATGGTGACAGGCGAATCGATGCCGGTGCGGCGCCAGAGCGGGGACAAAGTCACGGGCGCCACGGTGAATCTGGACGGCTATTTCCAGGCCCGGGCGGAAAAAGTGGGCCGGGACAGCTGGCTGGCGCAGGTGGTGAAGATGGTGCAGGACGCCCAGCATTCGCGGGTGCCGGTGCAGCTGCTGGCGGACAGGGTTACGGCGGTGTTCGTGCCGGTGGTGCTGGTGCTGGCGGCGCTCACCTTCGCGGCCTGGCTGGTGATACCAGATGTGATGGGCGCCGGGGGCGACTGGCTGCGGCAACTTATCCCCCTAAGCAGCGCCAAAACCGGGCTCGCGGCAGCGCTGATGGCCGCCATTGCCACTTTGGTGATCGCCTGTCCCTGCGCTTTGGGGCTGGCCACGCCCACGGCGCTGATGGTGGGCAGCGGGCTGGGCGCCGAACGCGGCATCCTGATCCGTAACGGCGAAGCTTTGCAGAGAATGAAAGACATCCGGGCGATGGTGTTCGATAAAACCGGGACCCTCACCCACGGCAGGCCCAAGCTCTTAAAATTCAAGGGAGTTGGGGTTCCGGATGAGGAAGCTCTGAATCTGGCGCAGAGCCTGGAAACCGCCAGCGAACACCCTTTGGCCAGGGCGATCGTGGCCGCCGCTGTTGAACAGGGCCTGAAACCGCGGCAGGTGAAGGATTTCCAAAACCACAGCGGACGGGGGGTGTCCGCTTTACTCGGCGGCATAAAGTACTGGCTGGGAAGCGCTTCGCTGCTGCGGGAAGAAGGCGTGCAAGGCCTGGAAGAATTGCCGGAAGAGGCGGAACTGAAACACGCCAGCCGGGTGTATCTGGCTGACCAGGAAAAGGTTCTGGGAATATTCTCTTTGGCCGACACGGTGCGCCCGGAGGCGATCGGGGTGGTGAAGACATTGAAAGGCATGGGAATCGAGAGCATCATGCTGAGCGGAGACAACGAATCCACCGCCGCCGCCATCGCCGCCCAGCTTGGCATCGCCAGGTTCCGGGCCCAAGCCCTGCCGGCCGACAAAGCCAGGATCATCGGCGAACTCCGGGCCGAATACGGTCCGGTGGCCATGGTGGGCGACGGCATCAATGACGCTCCGGCGCTGAAATTGGCCGATATCGGCATCGCCATGGGCCAGGGCACCGACATTGCCATCGAAGCGGCGGATATCACCATCCTGCGCGACCAGCTGGAACTTATCCCGCAGGCGGTGCGGCTTTCCGTGGAAACATTCCGGAAGATCCGCCAAAACCTTTTCTGGGCCTTCTTCTACAACCTGGTGGCCATCCCGTTGGCGGTGTTCGGGGCCTTGCATCCGGTGATCGCGGAAATCGCCATGGCCACGAGTTCCGTGACGGTGGTGAGCAATGCCAACCTGCTCCGGCGGGGGTTTCTAACACAGAGACACAGAGGCGGGGAGACACTGAGTTAA